From the genome of Magnetococcales bacterium, one region includes:
- a CDS encoding diacylglycerol kinase codes for MSNPFGPDGFRHLLKATGYSLQGLAAAWRHETAFRQEALLTPLILPLAFWLGHGAVEQILLAVTWLLVPLAELVNSAVEAVVDRVGTEQHVLAGRAKDLGSAAVFVALTILALTWGRIGWEHLS; via the coding sequence ATGTCCAATCCCTTCGGTCCGGACGGTTTCCGTCACCTCCTCAAGGCTACCGGCTACTCCCTGCAGGGATTGGCGGCGGCGTGGCGTCATGAAACCGCCTTTCGTCAGGAGGCTCTGCTCACCCCGCTGATCCTGCCTCTGGCCTTCTGGCTGGGACACGGCGCCGTGGAACAGATTCTGCTTGCCGTCACCTGGCTGCTGGTGCCCCTGGCGGAGCTGGTCAACTCCGCCGTGGAGGCGGTGGTGGACCGAGTCGGCACCGAACAACACGTTCTGGCGGGCCGGGCCAAGGATCTGGGCTCCGCAGCGGTCTTCGTCGCGCTGACCATTCTCGCCTTGACCTGGGGACGCATCGGCTGGGAACACCTCTCCTAG
- a CDS encoding Rpn family recombination-promoting nuclease/putative transposase: MHKTTRSSDSFYHRLFAHPGMVEDLLAHFLDASLLAELNLSKMRRHNTKFTSFQGVRRRGDVVWEIPFRAGGSLFLLLILEFQSTVDPWTALRVNVYTGLLHQQLIAERRMKPSDGLPPVLALVLYNGETRWNAPPSLREMINLPKDSALWPFQPEMRYYPLDEGRLPEESLQGNPALSAILFRLEHSSDPGSMLQAGRDVMAWFEKHPDGPPVKHLFNELLFAGLQRLRLSDPVPPIPEDLQEMVAMLNWHVEKWAREYERIGEQRGELRGEQRGELRGELRGERSLLLRLLNRRFGSLPESVRQRLDEADGASLETWGERLLEARSLDEVFGE, encoded by the coding sequence ATGCACAAAACGACACGATCCTCCGATTCTTTTTATCATCGATTATTCGCCCATCCGGGGATGGTCGAGGATCTGTTGGCGCATTTTTTGGACGCTTCGCTGCTCGCGGAACTCAATCTGTCGAAAATGCGTCGGCACAACACCAAGTTCACCTCGTTTCAAGGGGTTCGGCGGCGAGGCGATGTGGTTTGGGAGATCCCCTTCCGGGCAGGAGGAAGTTTGTTTTTATTGCTGATTCTGGAGTTTCAGTCGACTGTTGACCCCTGGACGGCCTTGCGGGTCAACGTCTACACGGGACTGCTCCATCAGCAACTGATCGCGGAGCGCCGGATGAAACCCTCCGACGGGCTGCCGCCCGTGCTGGCCCTGGTGCTGTACAACGGGGAAACCCGCTGGAACGCGCCACCCAGCCTGAGGGAGATGATCAACCTGCCGAAGGATTCAGCGTTATGGCCTTTCCAACCGGAAATGCGCTATTATCCTCTTGACGAAGGACGGCTTCCCGAAGAAAGTCTGCAGGGGAATCCGGCCCTCTCGGCCATCCTGTTTCGCCTGGAACACTCCTCCGATCCGGGGTCGATGTTGCAGGCCGGGCGCGACGTGATGGCCTGGTTCGAAAAACACCCCGACGGGCCTCCCGTCAAACATCTGTTCAACGAACTGCTCTTTGCGGGTCTGCAGCGACTCCGGCTCTCAGACCCGGTTCCGCCAATCCCGGAAGACCTTCAGGAGATGGTCGCCATGTTGAATTGGCATGTGGAAAAATGGGCCAGGGAATACGAACGAATCGGGGAACAGCGTGGGGAGCTGCGCGGAGAACAGCGTGGGGAGCTGCGCGGCGAGCTGCGCGGCGAGAGATCCCTTCTGCTGCGTCTGTTGAACCGGCGTTTCGGCAGCCTTCCGGAGAGTGTGCGGCAACGCCTCGACGAGGCCGACGGCGCCAGCCTCGAAACCTGGGGCGAACGCCTGCTGGAGGCCCGCTCCCTCGACGAGGTATTTGGGGAGTGA
- a CDS encoding extracellular solute-binding protein, producing MPTLLFYGLFLAVFLGLSDRLSAQESLHLYSTQLVPIEEARRFSQRILSGFKEGPVQFTPLHQSPFMAALLREPVAPKGEVDLVAGILLEELIPLAEKGLFKPLPELAQRLLERGVPAELLAEARSGPESPQAILPWMRATYIMVARRQALDYLPKGASLHDLSYEELLLWAKALKEGTGAPRLAFPAGEKGLFQILLPGVILPAFSGGVVNGFARSEAAWDYLQRLWPQVNPDSTTFNFMQDHLLSGEAWVAMDHTARLLEVFRTRPGEFVAFPVPRGPKGRYARLTTIGLAVPANAADGQRAMRLADFLTTPAVQERLLLEVGFLPVTRLEGEASRGDLAALVAAARSQNENPATRRVDNPKGLGAREAAFNSVFMATFSRIVLRGKPADAVLKEQGEALQELYRQNDAPCVAPDRVGERPCRITP from the coding sequence ATGCCCACGTTGTTGTTTTATGGCCTTTTCCTGGCGGTGTTCCTGGGATTGTCGGACCGACTTTCCGCCCAGGAGTCCCTGCATCTGTACTCCACCCAACTGGTGCCCATCGAGGAGGCCAGACGCTTTTCCCAGCGGATCCTCTCCGGGTTCAAGGAGGGGCCCGTGCAGTTCACCCCCCTGCACCAGTCGCCCTTCATGGCCGCCCTGTTGCGGGAACCCGTGGCGCCGAAAGGGGAGGTGGACCTGGTCGCGGGGATACTGCTCGAAGAGTTGATCCCGCTGGCGGAAAAAGGCCTGTTCAAACCCCTTCCCGAATTGGCTCAGCGCCTCCTGGAGCGCGGTGTGCCCGCCGAACTCCTGGCGGAAGCCCGATCGGGGCCGGAATCGCCTCAAGCGATCCTGCCCTGGATGCGGGCCACCTACATCATGGTGGCGCGTCGCCAGGCCCTGGATTATCTGCCCAAGGGGGCCAGCCTGCACGATCTGAGCTACGAGGAGCTGCTGCTCTGGGCCAAGGCGTTGAAGGAGGGGACCGGTGCGCCTCGCCTGGCTTTTCCCGCCGGGGAGAAGGGGTTGTTCCAGATTCTGCTGCCCGGTGTCATCCTGCCGGCTTTTTCCGGAGGGGTGGTCAACGGCTTCGCCCGATCCGAAGCGGCCTGGGATTATCTGCAACGCCTCTGGCCCCAGGTCAATCCCGATTCCACAACCTTCAACTTCATGCAGGATCACCTGCTCTCCGGCGAGGCCTGGGTGGCCATGGACCATACCGCCCGCCTGCTGGAGGTCTTTCGCACCCGACCGGGCGAGTTCGTGGCTTTTCCCGTCCCGAGGGGGCCCAAAGGGCGCTATGCCCGCTTGACCACCATCGGTCTGGCCGTGCCCGCCAACGCTGCCGACGGGCAACGCGCCATGCGCCTGGCCGATTTTCTGACCACGCCCGCCGTGCAGGAGCGGTTGCTGCTGGAGGTGGGTTTCCTGCCGGTCACCCGATTGGAAGGGGAGGCGAGTCGCGGCGATCTGGCGGCCCTGGTGGCGGCGGCCCGCTCCCAGAACGAAAACCCGGCAACGCGGCGCGTGGACAATCCCAAAGGATTGGGTGCCCGCGAGGCGGCTTTCAACTCGGTCTTCATGGCCACCTTCAGCCGCATCGTGTTGCGCGGCAAACCTGCCGATGCCGTGCTGAAGGAGCAGGGAGAGGCCTTGCAGGAGCTGTATCGGCAGAACGACGCCCCCTGCGTGGCCCCGGATCGGGTGGGGGAGAGGCCCTGCCGCATTACGCCTTAG
- a CDS encoding DUF2335 domain-containing protein, with protein sequence MTSESGIQLPPDVEFIPLEGSEQSPENATSRQPPYFAMAHHSSTITVHEAQPLPDPDILLKYQNIQPDFPQRLLAMAEREQNHRHECDRLSLQNKADRIQSDLAARQLKLRNEADRIRSDSAARQLKQSNEYRLMTRGQRFALILGVIVVVLCAYLGYAGHTGYGATVFGFSAAMMGVVIYRNNQGGSPPPRPDSTPPSSPENTPPS encoded by the coding sequence ATGACCTCTGAGTCAGGTATTCAGCTTCCCCCTGACGTTGAATTCATTCCCCTGGAAGGAAGCGAACAAAGTCCGGAGAATGCCACATCCAGGCAGCCTCCCTACTTTGCCATGGCTCATCACTCCTCCACCATCACGGTTCACGAAGCCCAACCACTGCCCGATCCAGACATTCTTCTGAAATATCAGAACATCCAGCCGGATTTTCCGCAACGTCTCCTGGCCATGGCGGAGCGGGAGCAGAACCATCGCCATGAGTGCGACCGACTTTCTCTCCAAAACAAAGCCGACCGCATCCAGTCCGATTTAGCCGCCAGGCAACTCAAACTTCGAAATGAAGCCGACCGCATCCGGTCCGATTCAGCCGCCAGGCAACTCAAACAAAGCAACGAATACCGTTTGATGACTCGGGGTCAACGGTTTGCCCTGATACTGGGGGTTATCGTTGTGGTCCTGTGCGCCTACCTGGGCTATGCCGGCCATACAGGCTATGGCGCTACGGTATTTGGTTTTTCCGCCGCAATGATGGGTGTCGTCATTTACCGTAATAACCAGGGTGGCAGCCCGCCACCGCGCCCGGATTCCACCCCCCCGTCATCGCCCGAAAACACCCCTCCAAGCTAA